Proteins from one Podospora pseudoanserina strain CBS 124.78 chromosome 1, whole genome shotgun sequence genomic window:
- the SBH1 gene encoding Arf guanine nucleotide exchange factor sbh1 (EggNog:ENOG503P6QV; COG:U), which yields MSSPRASSPSSPTGGPAGVATGARPSSPPPPGGARTAIRRRAAADQKEKIANARPNSTRAAGAGGSSSTMLRLYTDESPGLKVDPVVVLVLSLVFIFSVVALHIIAKITRKFSS from the exons atg TCCTCCCCCcgcgcctcctccccctcctctcccacaggCGGCCCAGCAGGCGTCGCAACCGGCGCCCGCccgtcttcccccccccctccaggAGGCGCCCGCACCGCCATCCGCCGCCGTGCTGCTGCCGACCAAAAGGAGAAGATCGCCAATGCCAGACCCAACAGCACCCGCGCTGCGGGCGCGGGAGGCTCGAGCAGCACCATGCTGAGGCTGTATACCGACGAGAGCCCCGGGCTCAAGGTTGATCCGGTTGTTgtgctggtgttgagcttggtgtttATTTTTAGTGTGGTTGCTTTGCATA TTATCGCCAAGATTACGAGGAAATTCTCGAGCTAA
- the PXA1 gene encoding ATP-binding cassette long-chain fatty acid transporter pxa1 (COG:I; EggNog:ENOG503NUQ7): MAVQSTLRHSAAEEAIATFVEKYGELIRTKLRSTSKTTRLLCTLALATSIILAGEGTRRKWKRKREERETGRKLVRTNSWLHNKDGSRTIYVPYKDGTSKVVISSTKPLTFEAHRRLFLNPPRVSGLGDGHVPAAQTKPGLNLAFLHQFLSLMSIMIPRWTSKEAGLLVSHGAFLMLRTYLSLVVARLDGEIVRDLVAGNGKAFLLGLAKWCGLGGFASYTNAMIKYLESKVSIAFRTRLTRYIHDLYLNDNLNYYKLHNLDGGVGQGADQFITQDLTQFCAAAANLYSSLGKPFVDICVFNYQLYRSLGPLALTGLLSNYFLTASILRKLSPPFGKLKAVEGRKEGDFRSLHARLIANAEEVAFYGGAEMEKTFLNKEFKSLKNWMEGIYMLKIRYNILEDFILKYSWSAYGYLLSSLPVFLPAWGGLGGATEVAGATAVKGGRERERMKDFITNKRLMLSLADAGGRMMYSIKDLSELAGYTSWVYTLISTLHRAHANAYYVRGRENELYSLSDVQGTIQKGFDGVRLENVPIVAPGLWPQGGEELLESLSLIVRRGDHLLISGPNGIGKSAIARVIAGLWPVYRGLVSRPKNNGEDGIMFLPQRPYLSIGTLRDQVIYPDGEADMREKRKNEYDLKRALEQAKLGYLPDREGGWDTRKEWKDVLSGGEKQRLAIARLLYHEPQYAFIDEGTSAVSSDVEGLLYETCKEKGITLITISTRASLKKYHTYNLVLGLGERGDEWEVQRIGTEREKMAVEKELHDLRERLAQVEKWKKRREEIETELNKVWVGGQEEELGAPAYVVGEEQQKEEEQDRQTEAEETQDEYQEAQSRVMSDDEGDETETEEQRAGTEGSGIVV, encoded by the exons ATGGCAGTCCAGTCAACCCTCCGGCACtcggccgccgaggaggccatTGCCACCTTTGTCGAAAAGTACGGCGAACTCATCCGCACAAAGCTGCGCAGCACGTCCAAAACAACGCGCCTGCTATGCACCCTCGCTCTcgccacctccatcatcctcgctggCGAGGGCACCCGACGGAAGTGGAAACGCAAGCGTGAGGAGCGCGAGACAGGGAGGAAACTTGTGCGAACTAACTCTTGGCTACACAACAAGGACGGTTCTCGCACCATTTATGTTCCTTACAAGGATGGCACCTCCAAGGTTGTCATCTCGAGTACCAAGCCGCTCACCTTTGAGGCCCATCGCAGACTGTTCCTTAACCCACCTAGGGTATCTGGGTTGGGAGATGGCCACGTCCCGGCAGCACAAACCAAACCGGGtctcaacctcgccttcctccaccagTTTCTCAGTCTCATGAGCATCATGATCCCCCGCTGGACAAGCAAAGAAGCAGGTCTCCTCGTCAGCCACGGCGCCTTCCTCATGTTGCGCACCTATCTCTCCCTGGTAGTCGCCCGCCTAGACGGTGAAATCGTCCGTGATCTCGTGGCAGGAAACGGGAaagccttcctcctcggtctAGCCAAGTGGTGCGGTCTCGGTGGCTTTGCCTCTTACACCAACGCCATGATTAAGTATCTTGAATCCAAGGTCTCGATCGCCTTCCGCACCCGTCTCACCCGTTACATTCACGACCTGTACCTTAACGACAATCTAAACTACTACAAGCTCCACAACCTCGACGGAGGCGTCGGCCAGGGAGCAGATCAGTTCATCACCCAGGATCTCACACAGTTCTGCGCCGCTGCCGCAAACTTGTACTCTTCCCTTGGAAAACCGTTTGTTGACATCTGCGTGTTCAACTACCAGCTCTACCGCTCGCTCGGCCCGTTGGCGTTGACGGGTTTGTTGAGCAATTACTTTCTTACCGCCTCCATCCTCAGGAAGTTGTCTCCCCCCtttggcaagctcaaggctgtcGAGGGCAGGAAAGAGGGTGACTTTAGGAGCCTGCACGCGAGGTTGATCGCCaatgcggaggaggtggcgttTTATGGCGGtgccgagatggagaagacgtTCTTGAACAAAGAGTTCAAGAGTCTGAAGAATTGGATGGAGGGGATTTACATGCTCAAGATTAGGTACAACATCTTGGAGGATTTCATTCTCAAGTACAGCTGGAGTGCGTATGGCTACCTTTTGTCGTCACTGCCTGTTTTCCTGCCTGCTTGgggtgggcttgggggggCGACAGAGGTTGCCGGTGCGACTGCGGTtaaaggagggagggaaagggagaggatgaaggatTTTATTACGAATaagaggttgatgttgagtcTGGCTGATGCAGGCGGGAGGATGATGTACAGCATCAAGGATCTGAGCGAGCTGGCTGGGTATACCAGTTGGGTGTACACGCTTATTTCTACTCTGCACAGGGCGCACGCGAATGCGTATTATGTTCGCGGGAGGGAGAACGAGCTGTACTCGCTGAGCGATGTGCAGGGGACGATCCAAAAGGGGTTTgatggggtgaggttggagaatGTGCCGATTGTGGCTCCCGGGTTGTGGCCtcagggcggtgaggagTTGCTCGagagcttgagcttgattGTGAGGCGGGGGGATCACCTGCTGATTTCGGGGCCAAATGGGATTGGAAAGTCGGCTATTGCGAGGGTGATTGCGGGGTTGTGGCCGGTTTATCGGGGGTTGGTGTCTAGGCCGAAGAAcaatggggaggatgggatcATGTTTTTGCCTCAGAGGCCGTATCTGAGCATCGGGACGCTGAGAGATCAGGTTATTTATCCTGACGGGGAGGCGGAcatgagggagaagaggaagaatgaGTATGATCTCAAGAGGGCGCTTGAACAGGCGAAGCTGGGTTATTTGCCTGAtcgagagggggggtgggacaCGAGGAAGGAGTGGAAGGATGTGTtgagcggtggtgagaagCAGAGGTTGGCGATTGCGAGGTTGCTCTATCACGAGCCGCAGTATGCGTTTATCGATGAGGGGACGAGCGCGGTGAGCAGtgatgtggaggggttgttgtatGAGACTTGCAAGGAGAAGGGTATCa CCCTCATTACCATCTCCACCCGCGCTTCGCTTAAGAAATACCACACCTACAACCTtgtcctcggcctcggcgagCGCGGAGACGAGTGGGAGGTCCAGCGCATCGGCACCGAACGCGAGAAGATGGCTGTCGAGAAGGAGCTTCACGAtctgagggagaggttggctcAGGTGGaaaagtggaagaagagacgggaggagattgagacGGAGCTCAACAAggtctgggttggtggtcaggaggaggagctagGCGCGCCTGCTTATGTCGTCGGTGAGGAGcagcagaaggaggaggaacaggatCGACagacggaggcggaggagacgcAGGATGAGTACCAGGAGGCGCAGAGCAGGGTTATGAGTGacgatgagggggatgagacggagacggaggagcagagggccGGGACGGAGGGGTCGGGGATTGTGGTTTAG
- a CDS encoding hypothetical protein (COG:O; EggNog:ENOG503NXMR; MEROPS:MER0014642) has protein sequence MAGFFQKLKGAGTANSKSDSTTSSKGKAKEKDDPALDLTPVERLLQNAGAIRPDGSDKFFGLENFGNTCYCNSILQALYYSEPFRENVLNYPSLPPNNGLNGASKKVNVTIREPVQPNPKDPKGKALSAQAKQRQVLGGGQLAPGGVTPVRPEDRPDAPEYKKKQAMIKGPVLELAQENPDTYGMQECTFTGLKDIFTALIESQSRTGVLSPQRFLEIFKRDNEMFRNSMHQDAHEFYGLILNDVIANVEANAKRMRVEQAEGSGKDGPLSSPDTASVHNSNAIDSRTPAAGWVHDIFEGVLTSETRCLTCEAASQRDETFLDLSIDLEEHSSVTSCLQKFSAEEMLCERNKFHCDHCGGLQEAEKRMKVKKLPKVLALHLKRFKYTEDYSRLQKLFHRIVYPYHIRMFNTTDDAEDQDRLYELYAVVIHIGGNAYHGHYVSVIKTKDRGWLLFDDEMVEPVDKHFVKNFFGDKPGMACAYVLFYQETTWEKVREEMDAEGLDQVREASEAADLAATTVTAEQTNGTHPPPLTRLSTQPLPTLEENETLATLEQTKSAPLDSISPVSVLTSPVKQPAGPEGYCHPLVAAPPPGSAVMTKADEAATVPAKSKEEIKKEQKMQEKAEKARKAAEKAAEKEAAKLAAKERLFDKSRDSTTEDEEEKRRKKDATTTGSDSFAAVDSPSVEKDSNNKFTPAGFFNRAGRNSKTMTRKSLAFLKTGDKDKEKDKNNADKADRSDRSDKTESRASTAAGESSSNGGHDAVLPPVPALPYLNGVRSNGTAGQNGHSSSSSPGVGPSRSDTAPPELFGGSPTKDRDGHKPALMERFTFGLGKKKSGKFLGLS, from the exons ATGGCGGGGTTCTTCCAGAAACTTAAGGGTGCCGGCACT GCAAACTCCAAGTCTGACAGCACCACATCGTCAAAGGGaaaggcaaaagaaaaggatgATCCCGCGCTGGACTTGACCCCGGTGGAAAGGCTTCTCCAGAATGCCGGAGCAATTAGGCCAGATGGAAGTGACAAGTTCTTTGGGTTGGAAAAT TTTGGAAACACATG CTACTGCAACTCAATACTACAGGCACTCTACTATTCCGAGCCTTTTCGAGAAAATGTCCTCAACTATCCTTCACTCCCCCCGAACAATGGCCTCAACGGCGCATCCAAGAAGGTTAACGTGACAATACGAGAACCGGTACAGCCTAATCCAAAAGACCCAAAGGGTAAAGCACTCTCGGCGCAAGCAAAACAGCGCCAGGTGTTGGGAGGCGGGCAGCTTGCGCCCGGTGGCGTCACACCTGTGCGTCCCGAGGACAGGCCGGATGCGCCCGAGTAtaagaagaagcaggccaTGATCAAGGGTCCAGTGCTGGAGCTTGCGCAGGAGAACCCGGATACATACGGCATGCAGGAATGCACATTCACCGGCCTTAAGGATATATTCACGGCCCTTATCGAGAGCCAGTCTCGTACCGGTGTTTTAAGCCCCCAGCGGTTTCTGGAAATTTTCAAGCGGGACAATGAGATGTTCCGAAACTCTATGCACCAGGACGCCCACGAATTTTATGGCCTAATCCTGAATGATGTTATCGCCAACGTCGAGGCAAACGCTAAGCGCATGCGGGTGGAGCAAGCAGAAGGGAGCGGCAAAGACGGCCCACTATCTTCACCAGACACCGCATCAGTACACAACAGCAACGCAATCGATTCAAGAACTCCAGCGGCCGGGTGGGTGCACGACATATTTGAAGGCGTTTTGACATCCGAGACCAGATGCTTGACCTGCGAGGCAGCCTCGCAACGAGACGAGACATTCCTGGATCTATCGATTGATCTCGAGGAACACTCATCAGTAACGTCATGCCTACAGAAGTTCTCCGCTGAGGAAATGTTGTGTGAACGTAACAAGTTCCACTGTGACCATTGTGGTGGCTTGCAAGAGGCTGAGAAGCGGATGAAGGTCAAGAAGTTACCAAAGGTGCTGGCATTGCATCTGAAAAGATTCAAGTATACAGAGGACTACAGCCGGTTACAGAAGCTCTTCCACCGGATAGTATACCCTTATCATATCCGTATGTTCAACACTACAGACGACGCCGAAGACCAGGATCGGCTGTATGAGTTATACGCGGTTGTTATCCACATCGGCGGTAATGCTTATCACGGTCACTATGTGTCGGTTATCAAAACCAAGGATCGGGGTTGGCTTCTGTTTGATGACGAAATGGTTGAACCGGTAGACAAGCACTTTGTCAAGAACTTTTTCGGCGACAAACCAGGAATGGCATGTGCCTATGTATTGTTTTACCAAGAGACCACGTGGGAGAAGGTacgggaggagatggatgccGAAGGGTTGGATCAAGTGCGGGAAGCAAGTGAAGCGGCAGATCTCGCAGCAACCACAGTGACGGCCGAACAGACCAATGGCACACACCCGCCACCACTGACGAGACTGAGCACCCAACCGTTACCAACTCTGGAGGAAAACGAGACGCTGGCCACGTTGGAGCAGACAAAGTCGGCACCGCTCGACAGTATAAGCCCAGTGTCTGTACTGACCTCGCCAGTAAAACAACCAGCCGGACCAGAAGGCTATTGCCACCCCTTAGTCGCCGCCCCACCACCGGGATCAGCAGTCATGACCAAAGCCGACGAGGCAGCAACCGTACCGGCCAAGTCCAAGGAGGAAATCAAAAAGGAGCAAAAGATGCAAGAaaaggctgagaaggcccGGAAAGCAGCTGAAAAAGCAGCCGAAAAGGAGGCAGCTAAACTCGCCGCCAAAGAGAGACTGTTCGACAAATCCCGCGATTCTACAacagaagacgaggaagaaaagcGCCGGAAGAAGGACGCCACAACAACCGGGTCTGACTCATTTGCTGCTGTGGACAGCCCCTCTGTTGAGAaagacagcaacaacaagtTCACCCCAGCGGGGTTCTTTAACCGGGCAGGTCGGAACAGCAAGACGATGACACGGAAGAGTCTTGCGTTTCTCAAGACTggggacaaggacaaggagaaggacaagaacaaTGCCGATAAAGCGGATAGGAGTGACAGGAGCGACAAGACGGAGAGCAGGGCTAgtactgctgctggggagtCGTCGAGTAATGGTGGCCATGATGCTGTGCTGCCTCCTGTACCGGCTTTGCCTTATCTGAATGGTGTTAGGAGCAATGGGACTGCGGGACAAAACGGGcattcttcctcttcttctcctgggGTTGGGCCCTCACGGTCGGACACGGCGCCACCCGAGTTGTTTGGGGGGAGTCCAACGAAGGACAGGGACGGTCACAAACCGGctttgatggagaggtttacgtttgggttggggaagaagaagagcgggaAGTTTTTGGGGTTGTCTTAG
- a CDS encoding hypothetical protein (COG:K; EggNog:ENOG503NTXG): protein MAWGTEERVPTAPGSSKEKDTLSAEDGKKGRGLLPVPSRSSSQRASPTATGLSGATASDPRDSIGGHSKESKGRPTATPGQSEPNSPAAPSHKKKKGGFLAIFGCCGVPDNANGLEAEAPHRLDKIPARPATASRRTATPSGEQPSGSKTQLSEKEPGQQAPQSAAQPQKNGKRISGASTQDQSTVGDRDGESKQTTLVGAGSGNPSISVDPPHSVTSADETIHENASEKDAEGDVSMPDADNSRQQNAQGSVNNADEQLPKVPPPPPGPVPAVPNAPTSTSVENPAVFASEQQQERWLLPPQRPEHKGRKCLVLDLDETLVHSSFKILNQADFTIPVEIEGNFHNVYVIKRPGVDQFMKRVGELYEVVVFTASVSKYGDPLLDQLDIHNVVHHRLFRESCYNHQGNYVKDLSQVGRDLKDTIIIDNSPTSYIFHPQHAVPISSWFSDAHDNELLDLIPVLEDLATPNVRDVSLVLDVTL from the exons ATGGCTTGGGGCACTGAAGAGAGGGTGCCAACGGCCCCTGGGAGttccaaggagaaggacacGCTATCAgccgaggatgggaagaaagGTCGGGGTCTTTTGCCCGTGCCATCACGGTCATCGTCTCAAAGAGCTTCACCGACGGCTACTGGCCTGAGCGGCGCAACTGCGAGCGACCCCAGAGATAGCATCGGCGGACATTCCAAGGAATCCAAAGGCA GGCCGACAGCCACTCCGGGACAGTCTGAGCCAAACTCTCCGGCAGCTCCCTCTcataaaaagaagaagggcggaTTCTTGGCCATCTTTGGATGCTGTGGTGTTCCGGACAACGCCAATGGGCTGGAGGCTGAGGCCCCCCATCGTCTCGACAAGATCCCCGCTCGACCTGCCACAGCCAGCCGGCGAACAGCCACGCCATCGGGAGAGCAGCCATCTGGGAGCAAGACGCAGCTGTCTGAGAAGGAGCCCGGTCAGCAAGCACCACAGTCGGCTGCGCAGCCCCAGAAGAACGGAAAGCGGATCTCTGGTGCTAGCACTCAGGATCAATCTACAGTGGGTGATCGCGATGGCGAGTCGAAGCAGACGACGCTTGTCGGCGCAGGATCCGgcaacccatccatctcgGTGGACCCCCCACACAGCGTTACGAGCGCCGACGAGACGATTCACGAGAATGCTTCTGAAAAGGATGCAGAAGGTGATGTTTCTATGCCCGACGCTGACAACTCAAGGCAACAGAACGCCCAGGGATCCGTAAACAACGCGGACGAGCAGCTTCCCAAGgttcctccaccgcccccagGGCCTGTGCCGGCAGTGCCGAATGCGCCAACATCCACGTCAGTGGAAAACCCAGCTGTGTTTGCGtctgagcagcagcaggagagaTGGCTTCTGCCTCCCCAAAGGCCAGAGCACAAGGGCAGAAAATGCCTTGTTCTTGATCTGGATGAGACGCTTGTCCACAGCTCGTTTAAG ATCCTCAACCAAGCCGACTTCACGATACCTGTCGAGATCGAGGGCAACTTCCATAACGTCTACGTAATCAAGCGACCGGGAGTCGACCAGTTCATGAAGAGGGTTGGCGAGCTCTACGAGGTTGTTGTCTTTACAGCCTCCGTGTCTAAG TATGGCGACCCGCTACTCGACCAGCTGGACATCCACAACGTCGTCCACCATCGCCTCTTCCGCGAGAGTTGCTACAATCACCAGGGCAACTACGTCAAGGACTTGTCGCAAGTTGGCCGTGACCTCAaggacaccatcatcattgaCAACTCGCCGACTTCGTACATCTTTCACCCTCAACACGCCGTCCCGATTAGCAGTTGGTTCTCGGATGCCCACGATAACGAATTGCTGGATTTAATTCCAGTCCTCGAAGACCTTGCCACTCCCAATGTACGAGATGTCAGCCTGGTCCTCGATGTCACTCTTTAA
- the sds22 gene encoding protein phosphatase regulatory subunit Sds22 (EggNog:ENOG503NUKW; COG:T; BUSCO:EOG09263GUT) has protein sequence MPASVDLSEEAPRSPGHHIELVDDNPSPRHDGETSPGLKNSKGWDGKLRVTKTATLANPEALSDPEYSDDDNVVIGEEVPADEDLLDDEDPETNEIICTHSRIQSISALRLARFQKVVRICLRQNLIQDIEGLSGIASTLQELDLYDNLISHIGRGLEDLTNLTSLDLSFNKIKHIKHISHLTNLTDIFFVSNKISKIDGLENLTKLRNLELGSNRIREITNISHLTALEELWVAKNKITTLNGLSGLSSLRLLSIQSNRIRDLSPLKEVPQLEELYISHNALESLAGIENNTALRILEISNNQIKSLKGLGPLKDLEELWASYNQIGDINEVEKELGDKKELTTVYFEGNPLQLRGPAVYRNKVRLALPQVRQIDASKFCFVVPSCLGVELTRCVAFVRTT, from the exons ATGCCTGCTTCCGTAGACCTTTCAGAGGAAGCGCCCCGGTCGCCTGGCCACCACATCGAGCTGGTTGACGACAACCCCTCTCCGCGACACGACGGCGAAACTAGTCCCGGGCTTAAGAATAGCAAGGGCTGGGACGGCAAGCTGCGTGTCACTAAAACTGCCACCCTCGCGAACCCCGAAGCTCTCTCAGACCCCGAGTACTCTGATGATGACAATGTGGTAATAGGAGAGGAGGTCCCCGCTGACGAGG acctcctcgacgacgaagacCCCGAAACCAATGAGATCATTTGCACCCACTCCCGTATTCAGTCTATCTCCGCCCTCCGCCTCGCGCGCTTCCAAAAAGTCGTCCGCATCTGCCTCCGCCAAAACCTCATCCAAGATATCGAAGGCCTCTCCGGCATAGCCTCCACCCTCCAGGAACTCGACCTCTACGACAACCTCATCTCCCACATCGGCCGTGGCCTCGAGGACCTCACCAATCTGACGTCTCTTgacctctccttcaacaagatcaagcacATCAAGCACATCTCCCACCTAACAAACCTCACCgacatcttcttcgtctccaACAAAATCTCCAAAATCGACGGCCTCGAAAACCTGACCAAGCTCCGCAACCTCGAACTCGGCTCCAACCGCATCCGCGAAATCACAAACATCTCGCACCTCACCGCGCTGGAAGAGCTCTGGGTagccaaaaacaaaatcaccaccctcaacggCCTCTCGGGCCTTTCCTCGCTGCGCCTCCTATCCATCCAATCCAACCGCATCAGGGACTTGTCCCCCCTGAAGGAAGTCCCCCAGCTGGAGGAACTCTACATCTCGCACAACGCGCTCGAGTCCCTCGCCGGGATCGAGAACAACACGGCTTTGCGCATCCTCGAAATCTCCAACAACCAAATCAAGTCGTTGAAAGGGCTGGGGCCGCTAAAGGACCTGGAGGAGCTCTGGGCGAGCTACAACCAGATCGGGGACATCAAcgaggtggaaaaggagcttggggacaagaaggagctgaCGACGGTGTACTTTGAGGGGAACCCGCTGCAGCTGAGGGGGCCGGCGGTCTATAGGAACAAGGTCCGGCTCGCGCTGCCGCAGGTGAGGCAGATTGATGCTAGTaagttttgttttgttgtaCCCTCTTGCCTGGGTGTAGAGCTAACAAGGTGTGTAGCGTTTGTACGAACAACGTAA
- the xyl1 gene encoding D-xylose reductase (EggNog:ENOG503NV0A; COG:S) translates to MAPVIKLNSGYDMPQVGFGLWKVDNAIAADVVYNAIKAGYRLFDGACDYGNEVECGKGVARAISEGIVKREDLFIVSKLWNTFHDGERVQPIVKKQLADWGVDYFDLYLIHFPVALEYVDPSVRYPPGWHYEGDEIRPSKATIQETWTAMESLVDAGLARSIGISNFQSQLIYDLLRYAKIRPATLQIEHHPYLTQEELLKLAKREGITVTAYSSFGPASFLEFNMQHAVKLQPLMEDDTIKAIATKYNRPASQVLLRWATQRGLAVIPKSSRQETMVSNLQNTDFDLSEEDIATISGFNRGIRFNQPSNYFPTELLWIFG, encoded by the exons ATGGCCCCCGTCATCAAGCTCAACAGCGGCTACGACATGCCCCAGGTGGGCTTCGGTCTCTGGAAGGTCGACAACGCCATCGCCGCTGATGTCGTTTACAATGCCATCAAGGCCGGTTACCGTCTCTTCGATGGCGCCTGCG ACTATGGCAACGAGGTCGAGTGCGGCAAGGGTGTTGCCCGTGCCATCTCTGAGGGTATTGTGAAGCGTGAGGACCTCTTCATCGTCTCCAAGCTCTGGAACACCTTCCACGACGGTGAGCGCGTCCAGCCCATCGTCAAGAAGCAGCTTGCCGACTGGGGCGTCGACTACTTCGACCTCTACCTCATTCACTTCCCCGTCGCCCTTGAGTATGTCGACCCCTCCGTCCGCTACCCTCCCGGCTGGCACTACGAGGGCGATGAAATTCGCCCCAGCAAGGCCACCATCCAGGAGACCTGGACCGCCATGGAGAGCCTCGTCGATGCCGGCCTCGCCCGCAGCATTGGTATCTCCAACTTCCAGTCCCAGCTGATCTACGACCTCCTCCGCTACGCCAAGATCCGCCCTGCCACCCTCCAGATCGAGCATCACCCCTACCTCACCCAGGAGGAGCTCCTTAAGCTTGCCAAGCGTGAGGGCATCACCGTCACTGCCTACAGCTCTTTCGGCCCTGCCTCTTTCCTCGAGTTCAACATGCAGCACGCCGTCAAGCTCCAGCCCCTCATGGAGGACGACACCATCAAGGCCATCGCCACCAAGTACAACCGCCCTGCTTCCCAGGTCCTTCTCCGCTGGGCCACCCAGCGCGGTCTTGCCGTCATCCCCAAGTCCAGCAGACAGGAGACCATGGTTTCCAACCTTCAGAACACCGACTTCGATCTCTCCGAGGAGGACATTGCCACCATCTCTGGCTTCAACCGCGGCATCCGCTTCAACCAGCCCTCCAAC TACTTCCCCACTGAGCTCCTCTGGATCTTTGGCTAA
- a CDS encoding hypothetical protein (COG:S; EggNog:ENOG503NXZ7) — MFSTRYEPVQHMRSKSFSKGHRSGKSTSSFSKEAGISKRRPESQSGRRRAGTISNANASHSNFDNSPISAIVTLVVGQEQRVFAAHEHVLSTSPFFLNILQNQMFDSQTKKISLPDEEPEIFSSVLEYLYKGDYFPRLVHNKKRNSWEMEQLTDEARHDATIYHHTVDGELLKDTVIYCAAEKYGLDELKRVSLRKQGLQSGIQASIILSSARYAYAHTPDTDSKLRAHYLALIIRCRSTFKKSGTMQLEMLNGGTQLFFDLFVAMCNHVDDLSSAASTPRTPRSGGRF; from the exons ATGTTTTCCACCCGCTACGAGCCTGTTCAACATATGCGGAGCAAGAGCTTCAGTAAGGGTCATCGGTCTGGGAAGTCGACTTCGTCATTCAGCAAGGAGGCCGGTATTTCCAAGCGACGACCTGAGTCTCAATCCGGCCGTCGTCGTGCAGGCACCATTTCCAATGCCAATGCGTCTCACTCAAACTTTGA CAACTCTCCCATCTCCGCCATTGTAACTCTCGTCGTCGGCCAGGAGCAACGCGTCTTTGCTGCCCACGAACATGTCCTCTCCACATcacccttcttcctcaacatcctTCAGAACCAGATGTTTGACTCCCAGACGAAGAAGATCTCCCTGCCCGACGAAGAGCCTGAGATCTTCTCGTCTGTCCTCGAGTATCTCTACAAGGGCGATTACTTCCCCCGCCTCGTGCATAACAAGAAGCGCAACTCGTGGGAGATGGAGCAGCTGACAGATGAGGCGCGTCATGATGCCACCATCTACCACCATACTGTTGACGGCGAGCTTCTCAAGGACACGGTCATCTACTGCGCGGCGGAGAAGTATGGGTTAGACGAGCTGAAGAGGGTGTCGTTGAGAAAGCAAGGTCTTC AATCCGGTATCCAAGCGAGCATCATTCTCTCCTCGGCCCGCTACGCCTACGCCCACACTCCCGACACCGACTCCAAGCTCCGCGCCCATTATctcgccctcatcatccgctGCCGCAGCACCTTCAAGAAGAGCGGCACGATGCAGCTTGAGATGTTGAACGGCGGCACCCAGCTATTCTTTGACTTGTTTGTGGCCATGTGCAACCATGTCGATGACCTTTCGAGTGCTGC GAGCACCCCTCGCACACCGAGAAGCGGCGGCCGTTTTTAG
- a CDS encoding hypothetical protein (EggNog:ENOG503P0GW; COG:S), which yields MVLFQNKIIYMPGLPPTARSERIADWLSRCGGLQWREERTKAADGTDLAMAVATVRLPKGNRQVAADVGKSVVAHVKLYARLTLR from the exons ATGGTGCTCTTCCAGAACAAGATCATCTACATGCCAGGACTGCCCCCGACTGCAAGGAGCGAGCGCATTGCTGACTGGTTAAGCCGCTGTGGGGGACTTCagtggagggaggagaggaccAAGGCTGCTGACGGAACAGATCTCGCAATGGCGGTTGCGACGGTGCGGCTGCCGAAGGGGAATCGGCAGGTAGCCGCGGACGTCGGGAAGTCTGTTGTGGCACATGT GAAACTGTATGCGAGACTGACGCTGCGGTAG